Proteins encoded together in one Ictidomys tridecemlineatus isolate mIctTri1 chromosome 3, mIctTri1.hap1, whole genome shotgun sequence window:
- the Per1 gene encoding period circadian protein homolog 1 isoform X2: MSDPLEEADGGRDPRPGESFRPGGVPSPGPPQHRPCPGPNLADDTDANSNGSSGNESNGHESRGASQRSSHSSSSGNGKDSALLETTESSKSTNSQSPSPPSSSIAYSLLSASSEQDNPSTSGCSSEQSARARTQKELMTALRELKLRLPPERRGKGRSGTLATLQYALACVKQVQANQEYYQQWSLEEGEPCAMDISTYTLEELEHITSEYTLRNQDTFSVAVSFLTGRIVYISEQAGVLLRCKRDVFRGARFSELLAPQDVGVFYGSTAPSRLPTWGTGASAGSGVKDFTQEKSVFCRIRGGPDRDPGPRYQPFRLTPYVTKIRVSDGAPAQPCCLLIAERIHSGYEAPRIPPDKRIFTTRHTPSCLFQDVDERAAPLLGYLPQDLLGAPVLLFLHPEDRPLMLAIHKKILQLAGQPFDHSPIRFCARNGEYVTMDTSWAGFVHPWSRKVAFVLGRHKVRTGPLNEDVFTPPAPSPTLSLDSDIQELSEQIHRLLLQPVHSSSPTGLCGVGPLMSPGPLHSPGSSSDSNGGDAEGPGPPVPVTFQQICKDVHLVKHQGQQLFIESRARPLPQPRLPGTFKTKALPCQTPDPELEAAPALTQAPPPLVPEEAERKEASSCSYQQINCLDSILRYLESCNIPSTTKRKCASSSSYTASSASDDDKQRTVPIGAKKDPSSAVLSGEGAAPRKEPVVGSTLSPLALANKAESVVSVTSQCSFSSTIVHVGDKKPPESDIIMMEELPGLAPGPTPSPAPSPTVAPDPAPDAYRPVGLTKAVLSLHTQKEEQAFLNRFRDLGRLRGLDNSSTAPSAPGERGCHHGPAPPSRRHHCRSKAKRSRHHQTPRAEAPCYVSHPSPVPPSGPWPPPPATTPFPAVVQPYPLPVFSPRESPQPIPPAPTSVPSATFPTPLVTPMVALVLPNYLFPTTSSYPFGVPQTPAEGPPTPASHSPSPSLPPLPPSPPRRPDSPLFNSRCSSPLQLNLLQLEEPPRPEGGTVAGGPGSSAGLPPPSEEAAEPEARLVEVTESSNQDALSGSSDLLELLLQEDSRSGTGSAASGSLGSGLGSGSGSGSHEGGSTSASITRSSQSSHTSKYFGSIDSSEAEAGAAQARAEPGDQVIKYVLQDPIWLLMANADQRVMMTYQVPSRDMASVLKQDRERLRAMQKQQPRFSEDQRRELGAVHSWVRKGQLPRALDVMACVDCGSSSQDPGHSDDPLFSELDGLGLEPMEEGGGEGGSSGGGGDGDGGIGEGGEEAQAQVEAKVSSSQDSAMEEEEQGGSSSSPALCAAENGTS; the protein is encoded by the exons ATGAGTGATCCCCTAGAAGAGGCTGATGGGGGAAGGGACCCCAGGCCCGGCGAATCCTTTCGTCCTGGGGGAGTCCCATCCCCTGGACCCCCACAGCACCGGCCTTGCCCAGGCCCCAATCTGGCTGATGACACTGATGCCAATAGCAATGGCTCAAGTGGCAATGAGTCCAATGGGCATGAATCCAGGGGTGCATCTCAACGGAGTTCACATAGCTCCTCCTCTGGCAATGGCAAGGACTCGGCCCTTCTGGAGACCACTGAGAGCAGCAAGag CACAAACTCTCAGAgcccatccccacccagcagttCCATTGCCTACAGCCTCCTGAGTGCCAGCTCAGAGCAGGACAACCCATCTACCAGTGGCTGCAG CAGTGAACAGTCAGCTCGGGCAAGGACTCAGAAGGAACTCATGACTGCACTTCGGGAGCTCAAGCTTCGACTACCACCAGAGCGTCGGGGCAAAGGCCGTTCTGGGACCCTGGCCACACTACAGTATGCACTGGCTTGTGTCAAGCAGGTGCAGG CCAACCAGGAATACTACCAGCAGTGGAGTCTGGAGGAGGGTGAGCCATGTGCCATGGACATATCCACTTACACCCTGGAGGAGCTGGAGCACATCACATCTGAGTATACACTTCGCAACCAG GATACCTTCTCGGTGGCTGTCTCCTTCCTGACAGGCCGAATTGTATACATTTCGGAGCAGGCAGGAGTTCTGCTGCGTTGCAAGCGGGATGTATTTCGGGGTGCCCGCTTCTCAGAGCTCCTGGCTCCCCAGGATGTGGGTGTCTTCTATGGCTCCACGGCCCCATCTCGTCTACCCACTTGGGGCACTGGGGCCTCTGCAG GTTCAGGCGTCAAGGATTTTACCCAGGAGAAGTCTGTTTTCTGCCGTATCAG AGGAGGTCCTGACAGAGATCCAGGGCCTCGGTATCAACCATTCCGCCTAACTCCATATGTGACCAAGATCCGGGTCTCAGATGGGGCCCCTGCGCAGCCGTGCTGCTTGCTCATTGCAGAACGCATCCACTCGGGTTATGAAG CTCCCCGTATCCCCCCTGACAAGAGGATTTTCACCACACGTCACACACCAAGCTGCCTCTTCCAGGACGTGGATGAAAG GGCTGCTCCGCTGCTGGGCTACCTACCCCAGGACCTCCTGGGGGCCCCAGTGCTTTTGTTCCTGCATCCCGAGGACAGACCACTCATGCTGGCCATCCATAAGAAGA TCCTACAGCTGGCAGGCCAACCCTTTGACCACTCCCCTATTCGCTTCTGTGCCCGTAATGGGGAGTACGTCACCATGGACACCAGCTGGGCTGGCTTCGTGCACCCCTGGAGCCGTAAGGTGGCCTTTGTGTTGGGCCGCCACAAAGTACGCAC GGGACCCCTGAATGAGGATGTGTTCACTCCTCCGGCTCCCAGTCCAACTCTGTCCCTGGACTCTGATATCCAGGAGCTCTCAGAGCAGATCCATCGGCTACTGTTGCAG CCTGTGCACAGCTCCAGCCCCACAGGACTCTGTGGAGTTGGCCCCTTGATGTCCCCAGGCCCTCTCCACAGCCCTGGCTCTTCCAGTGATAGCAATGGCGGTGATGCTGAGGGGCCTGGACCACCTGTTCCA GTGACTTTCCAGCAGATCTGTAAGGATGTGCATCTGGTGAAGCACCAGGGGCAGCAGCTTTTCATTGAGTCCCGGGCCCGGCCTCTACCCCAGCCTCGCCTCCCTG GCACATTCAAGACCAAGGCCCTTCCTTGCCAGACCCCAGACCCAGAGCTGGAGGCAGCCCCTGCTCTGACCCAGGCTCCACCACCCTTGGTCCCTGAGGAGGCTGAGAGGAAAGAAGCCTCCAGCTGTTCCTATCAGCAGATCAACTGCCTAGACAGCATCCTCAG GTACCTGGAAAGCTGCAACATCCCCAGCACAACCAAGCGTAAATgcgcttcctcctcctcctataCTGCCTCCTCAGCCTCTGATGATGACAAGCAGAGGACAGTCCCCATAGGGGCCAAGAAAG ATCCATCATCAGCAGTGCTGTCTGGGGAGGGGGCCGCTCCACGGAAGGAGCCAGTGGTGGGAAGCACCTTGAGCCCGCTCGCCCTGGCCAATAAGGCGGAGAGCGTGGTGTCCGTGACCAGTCAGTGTAGCTTCAGCTCCACCATCGTCCATGTGGGAGACAAGAAGCCCCCGGAGTCGG ACATCATCATGATGGAGGAACTGCCTGGCCTAGCTCCAGGCCCAACCCCCAGCCCGGCCCCCAGCCCCACAGTAGCCCCTGACCCAGCCCCAGATGCCTACCGCCCAGTGGGCCTGACCAAGGCCGTGCTGTCCCTGCACACACAGAAGGAAGAGCAAGCCTTCCTCAACCGCTTCCGAGACCTTGGCAGGCTGCGTGGACTTGACAACTCTTCCACGGCCCCCTCGGCCCCTGGCGAGCGAG GCTGCCACCATGGCCCAGCACCCCCCAGCCGCCGACACCACTGCCGATCCAAAGCCAAGCGCTCACGCCACCACCAGACCCCACGGGCCGAAGCCCCCTGCTATGTCTCCCACCCCTCACCTGTGCCCCCCTCTGGCCCctggccccctcctccagccaccactccCTTCCCAGCAGTGGTCCAGCCTTACCCACTCCCAGTGTTCTCCCCACGGGAAAGTCCCCAGCCTATTCCTCCTGCTCCCACATCTGTGCCCTCTGCCACTTTCCCTACCCCCTTAGTAACTCCAATGGTGGCCTTGGTGCTCCCTAACTATCTGTTCCCGACTACATCTAGCTATCCCTTTGGGGTACCTCAGACACCAGCTGAGGGGCCTCCTACCCCTGCCTCCCACTCACCCTCCCCATCCCTGCCCCCACTTCCTCCCAGTCCCCCACGCCGCCCAGACTCCCCACTGTTCAACTCAAGATGCAGTTCCCCACTCCAGCTCAATCTGCTGCAACTTGAGGAGCCCCCCCGTCCTGAGGGGGGCACTGTTGCAGGGGGTCCTGGGAGCAGTGCTGGGCTCCCACCTCCTAGTGAGGAGGCCGCTGAGCCTGAAGCCAGATTG GTGGAGGTAACTGAATCCTCCAATCAGGATGCACTCTCTGGCTCCAGTGATCTGTTGGAACTGCTACTGCAAGAGGACTCGCGTTCTGGTACAGGCTCTGCAGCCTCAGGCTCCCTTGGCTCTGGCTTGGGCTCTGGATCAGGTTCAGGCTCCCATGAGGGTGGCAGCACCTCAGCCAGCATCACCC GCAGCAGTCAGAGCAGCCACACAAGCAAGTACTTCGGCAGCATTGACTCTTCGGAAGCTGAAGCTGGAGCTGCTCAGGCCAGGGCTGAGCCTGGGGACCAGGTCATTAAGTATGTGCTCCAGGATCCCATCTGGCTGCTTATGGCCAATGCTGACCAACGTGTTATGATGACCTACCAGGTGCCCTCCAG GGACATGGCATCTGTGCTAAAGCAGGACCGAGAGCGGCTCCGAGCCATGCAGAAGCAGCAGCCTCGGTTCTCAGAGGACCAGCGGCGGGAACTGGGTGCTGTGCACTCCTGGGTCCGCAAGGGACAGTTGCCTCGGGCCCTTGATGTGatg GCCTGTGTGGACTGTGGTAGCAGCTCCCAAGACCCTGGCCACTCTGATGACCCACTTTTCTCGGAGCTGGATGGACTGGGGCTGGAGCCCATGGAGGAGGGTGGAGGCGAGGGTGGcagcagtggtggtggtggtgatggtgatggtggcatTGGTGAGGGTGGCGAGGAGGCCCAGGCCCAAGTTGAGGCCAAGGTCTCAAGCTCTCAGGACTCtgccatggaggaggaggaacaagGTGGGAGCTCGTCCAGTCCAGCCTTATGTGCAGCAGAAAATGGCACCAGCTAA
- the Per1 gene encoding period circadian protein homolog 1 isoform X3: protein MSDPLEEADGGRDPRPGESFRPGGVPSPGPPQHRPCPGPNLADDTDANSNGSSGNESNGHESRGASQRSSHSSSSGNGKDSALLETTESSKSTNSQSPSPPSSSIAYSLLSASSEQDNPSTSGCSSEQSARARTQKELMTALRELKLRLPPERRGKGRSGTLATLQYALACVKQVQANQEYYQQWSLEEGEPCAMDISTYTLEELEHITSEYTLRNQDTFSVAVSFLTGRIVYISEQAGVLLRCKRDVFRGARFSELLAPQDVGVFYGSTAPSRLPTWGTGASAGSGVKDFTQEKSVFCRIRGGPDRDPGPRYQPFRLTPYVTKIRVSDGAPAQPCCLLIAERIHSGYEAPRIPPDKRIFTTRHTPSCLFQDVDERAAPLLGYLPQDLLGAPVLLFLHPEDRPLMLAIHKKILQLAGQPFDHSPIRFCARNGEYVTMDTSWAGFVHPWSRKVAFVLGRHKVRTGPLNEDVFTPPAPSPTLSLDSDIQELSEQIHRLLLQPVHSSSPTGLCGVGPLMSPGPLHSPGSSSDSNGGDAEGPGPPVPVTFQQICKDVHLVKHQGQQLFIESRARPLPQPRLPATGTFKTKALPCQTPDPELEAAPALTQAPPPLVPEEAERKEASSCSYQQINCLDSILRYLESCNIPSTTKRKCASSSSYTASSASDDDKQRTVPIGAKKDIIMMEELPGLAPGPTPSPAPSPTVAPDPAPDAYRPVGLTKAVLSLHTQKEEQAFLNRFRDLGRLRGLDNSSTAPSAPGERGCHHGPAPPSRRHHCRSKAKRSRHHQTPRAEAPCYVSHPSPVPPSGPWPPPPATTPFPAVVQPYPLPVFSPRESPQPIPPAPTSVPSATFPTPLVTPMVALVLPNYLFPTTSSYPFGVPQTPAEGPPTPASHSPSPSLPPLPPSPPRRPDSPLFNSRCSSPLQLNLLQLEEPPRPEGGTVAGGPGSSAGLPPPSEEAAEPEARLVEVTESSNQDALSGSSDLLELLLQEDSRSGTGSAASGSLGSGLGSGSGSGSHEGGSTSASITRSSQSSHTSKYFGSIDSSEAEAGAAQARAEPGDQVIKYVLQDPIWLLMANADQRVMMTYQVPSRDMASVLKQDRERLRAMQKQQPRFSEDQRRELGAVHSWVRKGQLPRALDVMACVDCGSSSQDPGHSDDPLFSELDGLGLEPMEEGGGEGGSSGGGGDGDGGIGEGGEEAQAQVEAKVSSSQDSAMEEEEQGGSSSSPALCAAENGTS, encoded by the exons ATGAGTGATCCCCTAGAAGAGGCTGATGGGGGAAGGGACCCCAGGCCCGGCGAATCCTTTCGTCCTGGGGGAGTCCCATCCCCTGGACCCCCACAGCACCGGCCTTGCCCAGGCCCCAATCTGGCTGATGACACTGATGCCAATAGCAATGGCTCAAGTGGCAATGAGTCCAATGGGCATGAATCCAGGGGTGCATCTCAACGGAGTTCACATAGCTCCTCCTCTGGCAATGGCAAGGACTCGGCCCTTCTGGAGACCACTGAGAGCAGCAAGag CACAAACTCTCAGAgcccatccccacccagcagttCCATTGCCTACAGCCTCCTGAGTGCCAGCTCAGAGCAGGACAACCCATCTACCAGTGGCTGCAG CAGTGAACAGTCAGCTCGGGCAAGGACTCAGAAGGAACTCATGACTGCACTTCGGGAGCTCAAGCTTCGACTACCACCAGAGCGTCGGGGCAAAGGCCGTTCTGGGACCCTGGCCACACTACAGTATGCACTGGCTTGTGTCAAGCAGGTGCAGG CCAACCAGGAATACTACCAGCAGTGGAGTCTGGAGGAGGGTGAGCCATGTGCCATGGACATATCCACTTACACCCTGGAGGAGCTGGAGCACATCACATCTGAGTATACACTTCGCAACCAG GATACCTTCTCGGTGGCTGTCTCCTTCCTGACAGGCCGAATTGTATACATTTCGGAGCAGGCAGGAGTTCTGCTGCGTTGCAAGCGGGATGTATTTCGGGGTGCCCGCTTCTCAGAGCTCCTGGCTCCCCAGGATGTGGGTGTCTTCTATGGCTCCACGGCCCCATCTCGTCTACCCACTTGGGGCACTGGGGCCTCTGCAG GTTCAGGCGTCAAGGATTTTACCCAGGAGAAGTCTGTTTTCTGCCGTATCAG AGGAGGTCCTGACAGAGATCCAGGGCCTCGGTATCAACCATTCCGCCTAACTCCATATGTGACCAAGATCCGGGTCTCAGATGGGGCCCCTGCGCAGCCGTGCTGCTTGCTCATTGCAGAACGCATCCACTCGGGTTATGAAG CTCCCCGTATCCCCCCTGACAAGAGGATTTTCACCACACGTCACACACCAAGCTGCCTCTTCCAGGACGTGGATGAAAG GGCTGCTCCGCTGCTGGGCTACCTACCCCAGGACCTCCTGGGGGCCCCAGTGCTTTTGTTCCTGCATCCCGAGGACAGACCACTCATGCTGGCCATCCATAAGAAGA TCCTACAGCTGGCAGGCCAACCCTTTGACCACTCCCCTATTCGCTTCTGTGCCCGTAATGGGGAGTACGTCACCATGGACACCAGCTGGGCTGGCTTCGTGCACCCCTGGAGCCGTAAGGTGGCCTTTGTGTTGGGCCGCCACAAAGTACGCAC GGGACCCCTGAATGAGGATGTGTTCACTCCTCCGGCTCCCAGTCCAACTCTGTCCCTGGACTCTGATATCCAGGAGCTCTCAGAGCAGATCCATCGGCTACTGTTGCAG CCTGTGCACAGCTCCAGCCCCACAGGACTCTGTGGAGTTGGCCCCTTGATGTCCCCAGGCCCTCTCCACAGCCCTGGCTCTTCCAGTGATAGCAATGGCGGTGATGCTGAGGGGCCTGGACCACCTGTTCCA GTGACTTTCCAGCAGATCTGTAAGGATGTGCATCTGGTGAAGCACCAGGGGCAGCAGCTTTTCATTGAGTCCCGGGCCCGGCCTCTACCCCAGCCTCGCCTCCCTG CTACAGGCACATTCAAGACCAAGGCCCTTCCTTGCCAGACCCCAGACCCAGAGCTGGAGGCAGCCCCTGCTCTGACCCAGGCTCCACCACCCTTGGTCCCTGAGGAGGCTGAGAGGAAAGAAGCCTCCAGCTGTTCCTATCAGCAGATCAACTGCCTAGACAGCATCCTCAG GTACCTGGAAAGCTGCAACATCCCCAGCACAACCAAGCGTAAATgcgcttcctcctcctcctataCTGCCTCCTCAGCCTCTGATGATGACAAGCAGAGGACAGTCCCCATAGGGGCCAAGAAAG ACATCATCATGATGGAGGAACTGCCTGGCCTAGCTCCAGGCCCAACCCCCAGCCCGGCCCCCAGCCCCACAGTAGCCCCTGACCCAGCCCCAGATGCCTACCGCCCAGTGGGCCTGACCAAGGCCGTGCTGTCCCTGCACACACAGAAGGAAGAGCAAGCCTTCCTCAACCGCTTCCGAGACCTTGGCAGGCTGCGTGGACTTGACAACTCTTCCACGGCCCCCTCGGCCCCTGGCGAGCGAG GCTGCCACCATGGCCCAGCACCCCCCAGCCGCCGACACCACTGCCGATCCAAAGCCAAGCGCTCACGCCACCACCAGACCCCACGGGCCGAAGCCCCCTGCTATGTCTCCCACCCCTCACCTGTGCCCCCCTCTGGCCCctggccccctcctccagccaccactccCTTCCCAGCAGTGGTCCAGCCTTACCCACTCCCAGTGTTCTCCCCACGGGAAAGTCCCCAGCCTATTCCTCCTGCTCCCACATCTGTGCCCTCTGCCACTTTCCCTACCCCCTTAGTAACTCCAATGGTGGCCTTGGTGCTCCCTAACTATCTGTTCCCGACTACATCTAGCTATCCCTTTGGGGTACCTCAGACACCAGCTGAGGGGCCTCCTACCCCTGCCTCCCACTCACCCTCCCCATCCCTGCCCCCACTTCCTCCCAGTCCCCCACGCCGCCCAGACTCCCCACTGTTCAACTCAAGATGCAGTTCCCCACTCCAGCTCAATCTGCTGCAACTTGAGGAGCCCCCCCGTCCTGAGGGGGGCACTGTTGCAGGGGGTCCTGGGAGCAGTGCTGGGCTCCCACCTCCTAGTGAGGAGGCCGCTGAGCCTGAAGCCAGATTG GTGGAGGTAACTGAATCCTCCAATCAGGATGCACTCTCTGGCTCCAGTGATCTGTTGGAACTGCTACTGCAAGAGGACTCGCGTTCTGGTACAGGCTCTGCAGCCTCAGGCTCCCTTGGCTCTGGCTTGGGCTCTGGATCAGGTTCAGGCTCCCATGAGGGTGGCAGCACCTCAGCCAGCATCACCC GCAGCAGTCAGAGCAGCCACACAAGCAAGTACTTCGGCAGCATTGACTCTTCGGAAGCTGAAGCTGGAGCTGCTCAGGCCAGGGCTGAGCCTGGGGACCAGGTCATTAAGTATGTGCTCCAGGATCCCATCTGGCTGCTTATGGCCAATGCTGACCAACGTGTTATGATGACCTACCAGGTGCCCTCCAG GGACATGGCATCTGTGCTAAAGCAGGACCGAGAGCGGCTCCGAGCCATGCAGAAGCAGCAGCCTCGGTTCTCAGAGGACCAGCGGCGGGAACTGGGTGCTGTGCACTCCTGGGTCCGCAAGGGACAGTTGCCTCGGGCCCTTGATGTGatg GCCTGTGTGGACTGTGGTAGCAGCTCCCAAGACCCTGGCCACTCTGATGACCCACTTTTCTCGGAGCTGGATGGACTGGGGCTGGAGCCCATGGAGGAGGGTGGAGGCGAGGGTGGcagcagtggtggtggtggtgatggtgatggtggcatTGGTGAGGGTGGCGAGGAGGCCCAGGCCCAAGTTGAGGCCAAGGTCTCAAGCTCTCAGGACTCtgccatggaggaggaggaacaagGTGGGAGCTCGTCCAGTCCAGCCTTATGTGCAGCAGAAAATGGCACCAGCTAA